One Algibacter sp. L3A6 genomic region harbors:
- a CDS encoding GH92 family glycosyl hydrolase: protein MKNFTLLFLATFLIISCNKSIEKKQAKNDSITKHVNPFIGTGGHGHTYPGATVPFGMLQVSPVNGKSSWDWCSGYHYSDSIAVGFSHLSLSGTGIGDLADVLFMPVNKAVDITNTPKSRDSLSYKSTYSHNNEKATPGYYQVFLEDHDINVELTTSLRTAYHKYTFKPADTQTVVVNLGFGINWDKATETSIKIEDEYTISGYRYSTGWARNQKVFFVAKFSKPITKQTLVSDKETIENNVATGIQTATQLFFKADNNNELLAKVALSSVSIDNAKDNLEADGFNFETVKKQAESTWETALSKIKVETEIDSLKTIFYTAMYHAQLAPVTFSDKNGQFRKENDSIVTATNYTAYSTLSLWDTFRAEHPLLTLIAPDKVSDITNTMLAYYETKKILPVWTLYGNETNTMTGYHSIPVIVEAYLKGIRGFDAEKAYEAMKTTMMQDERGLKFYKEFGYIPYNLLDESVTITLEYAYDDWCVAQMAKALGKTEDYNYFSERSEAYKFLFDNESGFMRGKSENGKSWNTPFDPKYSNHREHTDYTEGNAWQHSWFVPHNVENFIELHGSNDIFTDRLEQLFTESSEITGSNTSADISGLIGQYAHGNEPSHHIAYMFNHADKPWRTQYWSRYILDTQYNTTPNGLSGNEDCGQMSAWYALSSIGLYPMNPASTEYEIGSPIFDKASINISEDKSFTIEAENVSVENIYIQSATLNGTPFNQSFISHKTLLEGGTLHFTMGNTPNKSWGINTNNAK from the coding sequence ATGAAAAACTTTACTCTACTTTTTCTCGCTACCTTTTTAATCATTAGTTGTAACAAAAGTATCGAAAAAAAACAAGCTAAAAATGATTCTATAACCAAACATGTAAACCCTTTCATAGGTACAGGTGGTCATGGTCATACTTACCCTGGTGCAACAGTACCTTTCGGAATGTTACAAGTAAGTCCGGTAAACGGAAAAAGCAGTTGGGACTGGTGTTCTGGTTATCATTACTCCGATTCTATTGCTGTTGGTTTTAGTCATTTAAGTTTAAGTGGAACAGGCATTGGCGATCTAGCCGATGTTTTATTTATGCCAGTAAATAAAGCTGTAGACATCACTAACACACCAAAATCACGCGATTCCCTAAGTTATAAATCGACTTACAGCCATAACAACGAAAAAGCTACTCCGGGTTATTATCAAGTTTTTCTTGAAGACCATGATATTAATGTAGAATTAACAACATCGTTACGTACAGCGTACCACAAATACACCTTTAAACCTGCCGATACACAAACTGTAGTGGTAAACTTAGGTTTTGGGATTAATTGGGATAAAGCCACGGAAACCTCTATAAAAATTGAAGACGAATATACCATAAGCGGTTACCGTTACAGTACAGGTTGGGCTAGAAACCAAAAAGTATTTTTTGTTGCTAAGTTCTCTAAACCTATTACAAAACAAACTTTAGTTTCAGATAAAGAAACCATAGAGAATAATGTTGCCACAGGAATACAAACCGCAACACAACTGTTCTTTAAAGCAGATAACAACAATGAATTACTTGCTAAAGTAGCCTTATCATCGGTAAGTATAGATAATGCAAAAGATAATTTAGAAGCCGATGGTTTTAATTTTGAAACCGTTAAAAAACAGGCAGAATCTACTTGGGAAACTGCACTTTCTAAAATAAAAGTAGAGACTGAAATAGATTCTTTAAAAACTATTTTCTACACCGCAATGTATCATGCACAATTAGCGCCTGTTACTTTTAGCGATAAAAATGGTCAATTTAGAAAAGAGAACGACAGCATAGTTACTGCTACAAATTACACCGCATACTCTACCCTATCACTTTGGGATACCTTTAGAGCAGAACATCCTTTGCTTACTCTAATTGCACCAGATAAAGTTTCGGATATTACTAATACCATGTTAGCGTATTATGAAACTAAAAAGATTCTCCCTGTTTGGACACTTTACGGTAATGAAACCAACACCATGACGGGCTACCACTCTATTCCCGTAATTGTTGAAGCTTACTTAAAAGGTATTCGAGGTTTTGATGCTGAAAAAGCATACGAAGCCATGAAAACAACCATGATGCAAGATGAACGTGGTTTAAAATTTTATAAAGAATTTGGATACATTCCTTATAATTTATTAGATGAATCGGTTACTATAACACTTGAATATGCTTATGATGATTGGTGCGTGGCACAAATGGCTAAAGCTTTAGGAAAAACAGAAGATTACAATTATTTCTCAGAACGCTCAGAAGCTTACAAATTTTTATTTGATAATGAATCGGGCTTTATGAGAGGGAAATCTGAAAATGGAAAATCTTGGAACACACCTTTCGACCCTAAATACTCTAACCACAGAGAACATACCGATTATACCGAAGGTAACGCTTGGCAACACAGTTGGTTTGTACCACACAACGTAGAAAACTTTATCGAACTACACGGCAGCAACGATATATTCACCGACCGCTTAGAACAATTATTTACCGAAAGTTCTGAAATTACAGGAAGCAACACATCTGCTGATATTTCTGGTTTAATTGGGCAATATGCTCATGGAAACGAACCGAGTCATCATATTGCTTACATGTTTAATCACGCCGATAAACCTTGGCGTACACAATATTGGTCGCGCTATATTTTAGACACACAATACAACACCACACCTAACGGATTAAGTGGTAATGAAGATTGTGGACAAATGAGTGCTTGGTACGCTTTAAGTTCTATTGGCTTATACCCAATGAATCCAGCATCTACCGAATACGAAATTGGAAGTCCTATTTTTGATAAAGCGTCCATTAATATTTCAGAAGATAAAAGTTTTACTATTGAAGCAGAAAACGTTTCAGTAGAAAATATTTACATACAATCTGCCACACTAAATGGCACCCCTTTTAATCAATCCTTTATTTCTCATAAAACCCTTTTAGAAGGTGGAACACTTCATTTCACAATGGGAAATACACCAAACAAATCGTGGGGAATTAACACAAACAACGCAAAATAA
- a CDS encoding beta-N-acetylhexosaminidase, which translates to MKNTLLIALCIIVSACSNKYAKVINTEADYQIIPKPTSLKISEGRFLLDENTAITAETKLENEGQYLSEMLSTVSNKSIPFSKETQGNILLKLDETIENNEGYTLSVSYNQITITGKTSTGVFYGIQTLSQLIPLPAAAGSPQPEISIPATTITDSPKFVYRGMHLDVARHFFPVSFVKKYIDILAMHKMNTFHWHLTEDQGWRIEIKKYPKLTSIGSIRKETIVGHGNTWNKPEVEYDGKPYGGFYTQEDIKEVVAYAETRHITIIPEIELPGHSLAAITAYPELGNTGEQYEVGKRWGVFPEIYAPSEETFKFLEDVLTEVIALFPSKLIHIGGDEAPKKQWETSKLAQDIIKREGLKDEHELQSYFIRRIEKFLNSKGRNIIGWDEILEGGLAPNATVMSWRGEKGGIQAAKMHHNVVMTPTHFCYFDFYQTKDRTNEPLAIGGNTSVEQVYSYNPLPKELTKEEQKYILGAQANVWTEYIKTPEQVEYMVLPRLTALSEVVWSSYETKDWNDFQTRLIHLTKRYEALGFNYAKHSLEIKTEK; encoded by the coding sequence ATGAAAAACACTCTACTAATTGCGCTGTGCATCATCGTTTCAGCCTGCTCAAACAAGTATGCTAAGGTTATTAATACCGAAGCCGATTACCAAATTATCCCAAAACCTACATCTTTAAAAATTTCAGAAGGCCGCTTTTTGCTCGATGAAAACACAGCGATTACAGCAGAAACCAAATTAGAAAATGAAGGACAATACCTTTCTGAAATGCTAAGTACGGTTTCAAATAAAAGCATTCCTTTTTCAAAAGAAACTCAAGGAAACATTCTATTAAAACTAGATGAAACCATAGAAAACAACGAAGGCTACACGCTTTCCGTAAGCTACAATCAAATTACAATTACCGGAAAAACCAGCACAGGTGTATTTTATGGTATTCAAACCTTAAGTCAATTAATTCCTTTACCTGCAGCCGCTGGCAGTCCTCAACCGGAGATTTCAATTCCTGCAACTACCATAACCGATAGCCCTAAATTTGTTTATAGAGGCATGCATTTAGATGTTGCTCGTCATTTTTTCCCGGTTTCATTTGTTAAAAAATACATCGACATATTGGCCATGCACAAAATGAACACTTTTCATTGGCATTTAACCGAAGATCAAGGATGGCGTATAGAAATTAAAAAATATCCAAAACTTACATCTATTGGTAGCATTAGAAAAGAAACTATTGTTGGTCATGGTAACACATGGAACAAACCCGAGGTAGAATACGATGGTAAACCTTACGGTGGTTTTTACACCCAAGAAGATATTAAAGAGGTTGTCGCTTACGCGGAAACAAGACACATTACCATAATTCCGGAAATTGAATTACCAGGACACTCTCTTGCTGCCATTACGGCTTACCCAGAACTTGGAAACACAGGCGAACAGTATGAAGTTGGTAAAAGATGGGGCGTATTTCCAGAAATATATGCACCAAGCGAAGAAACTTTTAAATTTTTAGAAGATGTTTTAACTGAAGTTATTGCACTTTTCCCTAGTAAATTAATCCATATTGGAGGCGATGAAGCTCCAAAGAAACAATGGGAAACAAGCAAATTAGCTCAAGACATTATTAAAAGAGAAGGTTTAAAAGACGAACATGAATTACAGAGTTATTTTATTAGACGTATTGAAAAATTCTTAAACTCTAAAGGAAGAAATATTATTGGTTGGGATGAAATTCTTGAAGGTGGTTTAGCACCAAACGCAACCGTAATGTCTTGGCGTGGTGAAAAAGGAGGTATTCAAGCTGCTAAAATGCATCATAATGTAGTGATGACGCCTACACACTTTTGTTACTTCGATTTCTACCAAACAAAAGATAGAACTAACGAACCTCTTGCTATTGGCGGAAACACTTCCGTAGAACAAGTTTACAGTTACAACCCGTTACCAAAAGAATTAACCAAGGAAGAGCAAAAATACATTTTAGGTGCACAAGCCAATGTATGGACCGAATATATCAAAACACCAGAACAGGTTGAATATATGGTTTTACCAAGGCTTACAGCTCTATCTGAAGTGGTATGGTCTAGCTACGAAACTAAAGATTGGAACGATTTTCAGACGCGTCTAATTCATCTAACAAAAAGGTATGAGGCACTTGGTTTTAATTATGCAAAGCACAGTTTAGAGATTAAAACCGAAAAATAA
- a CDS encoding LytR/AlgR family response regulator transcription factor, producing MKVKCLIIDDEPLAINVIKNYLEQIEDFELISTFSNAIDGLNFLKSNTVDVIFLDINMPVLDGLNFIKSLENPPLLIITSAYDEFAVETYELDVLDYLIKPIEFPRFMKALNKVNRRLENNKVIVDTSKDRPYIFVKIDKKKMKKIFLDEILTVESLKDYLKINTLTGKYIIHSTLSDFTNLLPSNDFIRIHRSYTVAIDKIDAVEGNSVEIEGLRYVIGRSYIEEVKQKILNSSI from the coding sequence ATGAAGGTAAAATGCTTAATAATAGACGACGAACCTCTTGCTATTAATGTTATTAAAAACTATTTGGAGCAAATAGAAGATTTTGAACTTATTAGTACGTTTAGTAATGCTATCGATGGGTTAAATTTTTTAAAGAGTAACACGGTAGATGTTATATTTTTGGATATTAACATGCCTGTGCTCGATGGTTTAAATTTTATTAAGAGTTTAGAGAATCCGCCACTTTTAATCATTACAAGTGCTTATGATGAGTTTGCTGTAGAAACCTACGAACTAGATGTTCTAGATTACCTCATTAAACCTATAGAGTTTCCTAGGTTTATGAAGGCTTTAAATAAGGTGAATAGAAGGTTAGAGAATAACAAAGTAATAGTAGACACCTCTAAAGATAGACCATATATCTTTGTTAAAATTGATAAGAAGAAAATGAAAAAAATATTTTTAGATGAAATTTTAACCGTAGAATCTTTGAAAGATTATCTAAAAATAAATACCCTTACGGGGAAATATATTATCCACAGTACATTATCGGATTTTACAAATTTATTGCCATCTAACGACTTTATAAGAATCCATAGGTCTTACACTGTAGCTATTGATAAAATTGATGCTGTAGAAGGTAATAGTGTGGAAATAGAAGGACTTAGATATGTAATAGGAAGGTCTTATATTGAAGAAGTTAAACAAAAAATATTGAACTCCTCTATATAA
- the nagB gene encoding glucosamine-6-phosphate deaminase, which produces MQTEPIKYREAGKFEETRFEKIHNVIFESSQDASIIVAQEIATLIKEKSAANKPCVLGLATGSSPIKVYEELVRMHKEDGLSFANVISFNLDEYYPMDKNNIQSYYYFMHEHLFNHVDILPENVNVPNGTVSPEDLHQYCIDYENKITELGGLDFQLLGIGRTGHVGFNEPGSHFNSRTRSIILDHITRADAAPSFLGIDNVPRKAITMGVGTVRSAKRIVLLGWGLNKASILKETIEGEITGHVPATYLQEHDNTTFVLDQGAAAELTRVKTPWLVASCKWTEELELRAVVWLSQLTGKPFLKLTDKDYNDNGMSDLLVEEGSAYDLNIKMFNKMQKTITGWPGGKPNADDSNRPERANPERKRVIIFSPHPDDDVISMGGTFDRLVQQGHDVHIAYQTSGNIAVSDEEALKFAEIAKTFNTDAKEPQAIIDYLNDKTGNEIDSLEVRKLKALIRRSESLGATRYFGLDDDHVHFLDLPFYETGTIKKNNLGQDDIGIVCELIDTIKPHQIYAAGDLADPHGTHKVCLDAIFIALKALKGNSYMNDCWVWLYRGAWHEWESYEIEMAVPMSPDQVLRKRHAIFYHQSQKDGVMFQGDDNREFWVRVEDRNRLTAKKYNDLGLADYAAIEAFKRYHF; this is translated from the coding sequence ATGCAAACAGAACCAATTAAATACAGAGAAGCCGGTAAATTTGAAGAAACACGTTTTGAGAAAATACATAATGTTATTTTCGAATCTTCGCAAGATGCTTCAATTATCGTTGCTCAAGAAATAGCTACTTTAATTAAAGAAAAAAGCGCAGCAAACAAACCTTGTGTTTTAGGTCTTGCAACTGGATCTTCGCCTATAAAAGTTTACGAAGAACTTGTAAGAATGCACAAAGAAGACGGGTTAAGCTTTGCTAACGTGATATCTTTTAATTTGGATGAATATTATCCAATGGATAAAAACAACATCCAAAGTTACTATTACTTCATGCACGAGCATTTGTTTAATCATGTGGATATTCTTCCTGAAAATGTTAACGTACCAAACGGTACAGTAAGCCCAGAAGATTTACATCAATATTGCATTGATTACGAAAATAAAATTACAGAACTTGGAGGTTTAGATTTCCAATTACTAGGTATAGGTAGAACGGGTCATGTTGGTTTCAACGAACCAGGATCGCACTTTAACTCTAGAACTAGAAGCATTATTTTAGACCACATTACAAGAGCCGATGCGGCACCTTCATTCTTAGGTATCGATAATGTACCTAGAAAAGCAATAACAATGGGTGTTGGTACCGTAAGAAGTGCTAAACGTATTGTTTTATTAGGTTGGGGTTTAAATAAAGCCAGTATTTTAAAAGAAACCATTGAAGGTGAAATTACAGGGCATGTTCCTGCAACATACTTACAAGAGCATGATAATACTACATTTGTTTTAGATCAAGGTGCAGCAGCAGAACTTACTCGTGTTAAAACACCATGGTTAGTTGCTTCTTGCAAATGGACCGAAGAGTTAGAACTTAGAGCTGTAGTTTGGTTAAGCCAATTAACAGGGAAACCTTTCTTGAAATTAACCGACAAAGATTATAACGATAACGGCATGTCAGATTTGTTAGTCGAAGAAGGTTCTGCATACGATTTAAACATTAAAATGTTTAATAAAATGCAAAAAACCATTACTGGTTGGCCAGGTGGAAAACCAAATGCAGACGACTCTAATCGCCCAGAAAGAGCAAATCCAGAAAGAAAACGTGTTATTATTTTTAGTCCACATCCAGATGATGATGTCATCTCTATGGGAGGTACTTTCGATAGATTAGTACAACAAGGACACGATGTGCATATTGCATATCAAACCTCTGGAAACATTGCTGTTTCTGATGAAGAAGCTTTAAAATTTGCTGAAATAGCAAAAACATTTAACACAGATGCTAAAGAACCTCAAGCTATTATAGATTACCTAAACGATAAAACTGGTAACGAAATAGACTCTCTTGAAGTAAGAAAATTAAAAGCACTTATTAGAAGAAGTGAATCTCTTGGAGCTACACGCTACTTTGGATTAGATGATGACCACGTTCACTTTTTAGACCTTCCGTTTTACGAAACAGGAACTATTAAAAAGAATAATTTAGGTCAAGATGATATCGGTATTGTTTGTGAATTAATAGATACTATTAAACCTCACCAAATATATGCCGCTGGCGATTTAGCCGATCCGCATGGTACTCACAAAGTTTGTTTAGATGCTATTTTTATTGCCTTAAAAGCTTTAAAAGGTAATAGCTATATGAACGATTGCTGGGTTTGGTTATACCGTGGTGCATGGCACGAATGGGAATCTTACGAAATTGAAATGGCTGTACCAATGAGTCCAGACCAAGTTTTAAGAAAAAGACACGCTATATTTTATCACCAATCACAAAAGGATGGTGTTATGTTTCAAGGAGACGATAACAGAGAATTTTGGGTAAGAGTTGAGGATAGAAATAGACTAACAGCAAAAAAATACAATGATTTAGGCTTAGCTGATTATGCAGCAATTGAAGCCTTTAAACGTTATCATTTTTAG
- a CDS encoding sensor histidine kinase has translation MDFISNHLYKVSLKHHILFWLGYFTLNTLRWGSYFDDVSFEGVLEFPYWYSLKTNTLGFPIHMILCYLNIYVLMPKLAFKKRYVSYIVLMLSAIFIMVVVKFNLTFFMVNQNVWPEGPATITNLSLNYTIDMMFGELYVVTFVTAIKITLDFLEEHKRVADLEKTQLETELLFLKTQISPHFFFNTLNNIYSLSVEKSKKTPKIILKLAELMRYLLYETKNKRQSLEAEILCIQNYLDLERVRHNDQLEIDMSISGDISDKEIAPIILLSFIENAFKHGVHKNIGEVKIEIDLSIKEDFLYFTISNPMPVITEYQETFSESSGIGLENVKKRLALGYQKNDYKLDIKSDDDMFVVKLKIKVS, from the coding sequence GTGGATTTTATATCAAATCACCTCTATAAAGTATCCTTAAAACATCATATTCTTTTTTGGTTAGGATACTTTACTCTAAACACTTTACGTTGGGGTAGTTACTTTGACGATGTTTCTTTTGAAGGCGTTTTAGAATTCCCTTATTGGTACTCTTTAAAAACAAATACGCTTGGTTTTCCGATACACATGATATTGTGTTATCTTAATATTTATGTGCTTATGCCTAAGCTTGCTTTTAAGAAAAGGTATGTATCTTATATTGTGCTTATGCTATCTGCCATTTTTATTATGGTGGTTGTAAAGTTCAATTTAACCTTCTTTATGGTGAATCAAAATGTATGGCCAGAAGGTCCTGCAACCATTACAAATCTATCGTTAAATTATACTATAGATATGATGTTTGGAGAGCTTTATGTGGTTACGTTTGTTACCGCCATTAAAATTACTTTAGATTTTTTAGAAGAACATAAACGAGTTGCAGATCTTGAAAAAACACAATTAGAAACCGAATTGTTGTTTTTAAAAACTCAAATTTCTCCACATTTTTTCTTCAATACTTTAAATAATATTTACTCGTTATCTGTAGAGAAATCGAAAAAAACACCAAAAATCATTTTAAAATTGGCAGAATTGATGAGATATCTGCTTTATGAAACAAAAAATAAACGCCAATCTTTAGAAGCCGAAATTCTTTGTATTCAAAATTATTTAGACCTAGAACGCGTAAGGCATAATGATCAATTAGAGATAGATATGTCTATTTCTGGAGATATTTCCGATAAGGAAATTGCACCTATAATATTGCTTTCTTTTATTGAAAATGCGTTTAAACATGGTGTACACAAAAATATAGGAGAAGTTAAAATTGAAATTGATTTATCTATTAAAGAAGATTTTCTGTATTTTACGATTTCAAATCCTATGCCTGTAATTACAGAGTATCAGGAAACGTTTTCTGAATCTAGTGGGATTGGTTTAGAAAATGTGAAGAAACGATTAGCATTAGGCTATCAAAAAAATGATTATAAATTAGATATTAAAAGTGATGATGACATGTTTGTTGTTAAGCTTAAAATAAAAGTCTCTTAA
- a CDS encoding sodium:solute symporter family protein, producing MHSIDVIIIVLYILLTLGVGIWISKRASKGLDSYFLGGKSIKWYYLGLSNGSGMFDVSGTAWMVGLLFLYGAKSFMFMWMWPIWNQIFIMVFLAVWIRRSNIMTGSEWILTRFGDDRAGRASHLIVAIFAIVASVGFIAYFFEGVGKFMSVILPWDIPFILNDAVLLTSSQSYALIIIFLTTIYTIKGGMFSVVATEVLQYGIMVLSGVLIAIYAFISVSDVEINNIISTEWSTIFFGNSIEGSWTGELTAFNNLVDTQGYKMFGAFIGMCLFKGFFASIAGPTPSYDMQRILSTRSVKEAAYMSGFTNLILFIPRYLLIAGIVVLALVYLAPSLAASPTLSLDDLEIILPTVINNHVPVGIKGLLLAGLLAAFMSTFSAFVNSGPAYVVNDIYKKYVKPEAEPSHYIKASHITSFAIVILGVTMGFFAESINAITLWITSALYGGYVASNFLKWIWWRFNGWGYFWGMTSGLIIATIQFLLDMNKSNFEVGSWLYHCAHIDVIYIFPIIFAVSLLGSFLGTYLTAPTNMETLKAFYNNVRPWGWWHPVYKALKIDEPEVTKNTDFKADMLNCLVGIIWQSSMVLLPIYFMIRDYPKSLIALLIFIITSVILKFTWLDKVRQIPDTEDLPNE from the coding sequence ATGCATAGTATAGATGTAATAATAATTGTACTCTATATCCTATTAACCCTCGGTGTTGGTATTTGGATATCTAAACGTGCATCAAAAGGTTTAGACTCTTATTTTTTAGGAGGAAAAAGTATAAAATGGTACTACCTAGGGCTTAGTAATGGCTCCGGAATGTTCGATGTTTCGGGTACCGCCTGGATGGTTGGTTTACTCTTTTTATATGGTGCCAAAAGTTTCATGTTTATGTGGATGTGGCCGATATGGAATCAAATTTTCATCATGGTTTTCCTTGCCGTTTGGATTAGACGTTCAAACATAATGACAGGTTCAGAATGGATACTAACACGTTTTGGCGATGATAGAGCTGGCCGAGCTTCACACTTAATTGTGGCTATATTTGCTATTGTAGCTTCCGTAGGTTTTATTGCTTACTTTTTTGAAGGCGTTGGTAAATTTATGTCGGTTATTTTACCTTGGGATATTCCTTTTATTTTAAACGATGCTGTGCTATTAACTTCAAGTCAGAGTTATGCATTAATCATTATATTTTTAACCACTATTTACACCATTAAAGGCGGTATGTTTTCGGTAGTTGCTACTGAAGTTTTACAATACGGCATCATGGTTTTATCGGGTGTGTTAATTGCTATTTATGCTTTCATTTCGGTATCCGATGTGGAAATAAACAATATCATTTCTACAGAATGGAGTACTATTTTCTTCGGAAATTCTATTGAAGGCTCTTGGACAGGCGAACTCACCGCATTTAACAATTTAGTAGATACACAAGGTTACAAAATGTTTGGTGCTTTTATTGGCATGTGCTTGTTTAAAGGCTTTTTTGCGAGTATCGCAGGCCCAACGCCAAGTTATGATATGCAACGTATTCTATCGACTCGCTCGGTAAAAGAAGCCGCTTACATGAGTGGATTTACAAACCTTATTTTATTTATTCCTCGCTATTTACTTATTGCAGGTATTGTTGTTTTAGCTTTAGTATACTTAGCGCCATCTTTGGCAGCTTCACCCACATTAAGCTTAGACGATTTAGAAATTATATTACCTACCGTAATTAATAACCACGTTCCTGTTGGAATTAAAGGTTTATTACTTGCTGGGCTTTTAGCTGCGTTTATGTCAACTTTTTCAGCCTTTGTAAATTCAGGGCCTGCTTATGTTGTTAACGATATTTACAAAAAATACGTAAAACCAGAAGCCGAACCATCACATTATATAAAAGCCAGTCATATCACCTCTTTTGCTATTGTTATTCTTGGTGTTACTATGGGCTTTTTCGCCGAATCTATTAACGCAATAACCTTATGGATTACTAGTGCGCTTTATGGCGGTTACGTAGCATCGAATTTCTTAAAATGGATTTGGTGGCGTTTTAATGGTTGGGGCTACTTTTGGGGTATGACTTCTGGCTTAATTATTGCGACCATTCAGTTTTTATTAGACATGAATAAATCGAATTTCGAAGTCGGTTCTTGGCTATACCATTGTGCACATATTGATGTTATTTACATATTTCCAATTATATTCGCCGTGTCATTATTGGGGTCTTTTTTAGGCACCTATTTAACAGCGCCAACCAATATGGAAACCTTAAAAGCGTTCTACAACAACGTTCGCCCGTGGGGTTGGTGGCATCCGGTTTATAAAGCATTAAAAATAGACGAACCTGAGGTGACTAAAAATACAGATTTTAAAGCCGATATGTTAAATTGTCTAGTAGGTATTATATGGCAATCGAGTATGGTTTTACTACCAATTTATTTTATGATTAGAGATTACCCTAAAAGTTTAATAGCATTGCTTATTTTTATAATCACATCGGTTATTTTAAAATTTACATGGTTAGATAAAGTCCGTCAAATTCCTGACACCGAAGATTTACCTAACGAATAA